GAAACACCTTAGATACAAATTGAAAGAAGCGAAAAATTCTTTCTTTGCACCTGACCCAAAGGAATGGACTGCCAAATTATTCATCGAAAAAATTGCTTCTAAATCGTTTCTTTCGGGGACTCCTTACCAAATTAAATTTGCAGATGGAAAAGAAATCAAATCAGCAGACTGGTTATCTGCAGAATTAAAGAAAATTGAGTCCTGTTTATAATAAAATGGAGATTTTTATCTCTTCCATTTTGAATAAAACTACACAGTTTATTCTTCTGAAGTTTGAAATCCTAACTGTGACGGTGAGTCGCTTTCTGTTGTGAACACTTTGTCCATAAATCCTATTTTCCCAGTGCATAGTTCTTTCATCTGGTCTGTACGTTTGGATTCTGTTCCACCTAAGTTAGAAGAATAACGAATTCTATCAAAGATGCCATCGGGACGTATCCAAACATCGGCAATTTGATAATTACCGGATCCTGTTCCCGTTGCGACGCTGCCACCAGAACTATAACGATCAATAGTATTCGGGACTCGAGATCTGTTTCGCCAAAACCCGGTAGAATCTAGTAAGGTTGGTGGTTCCTCAAAGTTAGGGACGTCACCACTAGAAGAGCCTAAAAAGGATATCCATTCTAAACTACCGTTCAAATTGTACTGAGCAAAAGCATAATGTTGGGTGTCACTTTGGATTGGTTCTTTTATCACTGAACTCCATGATAAATTCGTTGTTAAAAGTTGTAAAATTGATGTTCCTGAGATTACGATTTGTCTACTATCTCCGTAAGTTGCACTTGTGTAACCATTATATACAAACATATCTCGGGTACCACTCAAGATGTTAAACTTCGTTATATACGGTAGCTGTGTGCCAGGATTAGGGTGAGTGGTTCCTTCCACACTTCCGTCGGTCGTTCCTGCTAAATATATGTATCCATTTGAGTAAGATACATTAAATCCAAAGTCATTCCCTGAACTTGTAATGTATTTTTGAAACAGTCCATTTCCGTAAGGATCGACACTTCCATATAATATGTCTGTATCACTTTCACCACCCAAAGATACATTTTGAACTGGCGGAAGTTCCGAAAATGGTGTGTGTCCAGAAGAACCTTCGTTAGATGCAAAAAAATGGAATCTGTCAAAATTGTCGACAGTTGTGACCAAGTAAAGTCCTAAAGCCACTGTATCCAAATAAGTATACCAAACACGACTTCCATCACCTCTGTGCCTTCCCAGGTAAACAGACATTCCTTCATCTGCTTTTGGTGAAAGATTGGATGGAACGGATTGTCCTATACCCATTGCAAGAAAACTGACCGCTAAATCGCCATTAGAGTATAAATGCAGTTTTGGGTTAAATGTAAGGGAGCTATATGACTCTCCTAAATAATCAACCCATTGTATGTCACCGTTGTTTCTTGAAAGGCGCAATATAAAAAAATTCTTAGTCACTCCGGGTGTTCCCTCAAAAGATCCAGTCACTCCCATCGGCATTCCAGATACGATCGGATCTTCAGTAATTCCGACTACAATGATATCTCCATTTGGCAAAAATTGAAAATCTGTACCATAAGTAGAATAAGTACCGGAACCATAACGTCTGTTCCACTGCGAAAAGTTGGCACAACCGTTGTTCAAAAGGGATGATTGGATTAGGTTTCGTAACCAAAAATCATTCGTAGCAGGATCATTAGGGTTGTTCAGGTTTAATTTACAGGAGAATACTAAGATTAAAAGGGCAAAAGTAGAAATGATACGCAACATATAGATAATCCAGAAAAGGATATAACCATATCATCTTTTTAGGGGTTAGGTGACGATTTGTTTTTGTAATTGAATTTACTTTTTCAATTATTTCTTAAATAGTTTTGGTTTTTGGAAAAAAATTGTAAACAAGGGCTGTAAAAAAAAATCAATCTTGTAGTGTATTCTGCCATACAAAATAGAAAACTCTTAGCTGCAATCATGGTAAGAAATTTTGGGTTCAATAATTTTGAAGATGTGGCTGACG
This genomic stretch from Leptospira meyeri harbors:
- a CDS encoding DUF5329 family protein is translated as MTLRGFICYFIAFVLLFVIEVSNVSGKSNVCLPLTEEEKIEKLLKKVGVLQGSFIRNGESHTAEEAEKHLRYKLKEAKNSFFAPDPKEWTAKLFIEKIASKSFLSGTPYQIKFADGKEIKSADWLSAELKKIESCL